In Gemmatimonas sp., one genomic interval encodes:
- a CDS encoding amidohydrolase: protein MRFLPSLLRPSRPLPVLRLLTGLAAATTVAGAQQPAASPPAAAVAQVTAADPRLAKLKEEALQMVQGRAKQVQEIVDMLFSFQELGFQEWESQKYLTTLLEKEGFKIEKGVAGIPTAWTAKWSYGTGKPEISLGSDVDGIPQASNKPGVGYKDPMVVQGPGHGEGHNAGQALNVVAAIVVKQLMQRDKINGTLLLWPGIAEEQMAGKAFLVRAGIFKNTDVTLFTHVSNDLGVQWGASGSSALISAEFRFKGSSAHAAGAPWRGQSALDAVMLMAQGWEYRREHLRLQQRSHYVIKDGGDQPNVVPSTASIWFYFREQDYPRTMELFDTGKRIAQGAAMMTDTKLDTVMILGSGWSAHFSKPVAEAMHQNIQTVGMPVWDDKDQTLAKGIQRELGQPDFGLSSEVNKQLRGSETPQNWMGGGSDDIGDIAWNVPTVTLRFPSNIPSLPGHNWANAISMATPIAHKGALAGAKVQALTLLDILLTPTVVTDAWDYFKNVQTKTVKYQPFIRPSDQPPIWLNADIMAKYKPQLQKFYYDPSKYKTYLEQLGIEYPTVRPIEAKPKGNN from the coding sequence GTGCGCTTCCTCCCCTCGCTGCTCCGCCCCTCTCGCCCCCTGCCGGTGCTGCGTCTCCTCACCGGACTCGCCGCCGCGACGACCGTTGCCGGCGCGCAGCAGCCGGCGGCCTCGCCGCCCGCCGCGGCCGTCGCACAGGTGACGGCCGCCGACCCGCGGCTCGCCAAGCTCAAGGAGGAAGCGCTGCAGATGGTGCAGGGGCGCGCCAAGCAGGTGCAGGAAATCGTGGACATGCTCTTCTCCTTTCAGGAACTCGGGTTCCAGGAATGGGAGTCGCAGAAGTACCTGACCACGCTGCTCGAGAAGGAAGGCTTCAAGATCGAGAAGGGGGTCGCCGGCATTCCCACGGCGTGGACCGCCAAATGGAGCTACGGCACCGGCAAGCCCGAGATTTCGCTGGGCTCCGACGTGGACGGCATCCCCCAGGCCAGCAACAAGCCCGGGGTGGGCTACAAGGACCCCATGGTCGTGCAGGGCCCCGGCCACGGTGAAGGGCACAACGCGGGGCAGGCGCTCAATGTCGTGGCCGCGATCGTGGTGAAGCAGCTCATGCAGCGTGACAAGATCAACGGCACCCTGCTGCTCTGGCCGGGCATTGCCGAGGAGCAGATGGCGGGCAAGGCGTTCCTCGTGCGCGCCGGCATCTTCAAGAACACCGACGTCACGCTGTTCACGCATGTCAGCAACGACCTCGGCGTGCAGTGGGGCGCGAGCGGATCGAGCGCCCTCATCTCGGCCGAGTTCCGCTTCAAGGGGTCCAGTGCGCATGCGGCCGGCGCGCCCTGGCGCGGCCAGTCGGCGCTCGACGCCGTGATGCTCATGGCGCAGGGGTGGGAGTACCGGCGCGAACATCTGCGCCTGCAGCAGCGCTCACACTACGTGATCAAGGATGGCGGTGACCAGCCCAACGTGGTGCCCAGCACCGCCAGCATCTGGTTCTACTTCCGCGAGCAGGATTACCCGCGCACGATGGAGCTGTTCGACACCGGCAAGCGCATCGCGCAGGGCGCCGCGATGATGACCGACACCAAGCTCGATACGGTCATGATCCTTGGGTCCGGCTGGTCGGCGCACTTCAGCAAGCCGGTTGCCGAGGCCATGCATCAGAACATCCAGACGGTGGGGATGCCGGTGTGGGACGACAAGGACCAGACGCTGGCCAAGGGGATCCAGCGTGAATTGGGCCAGCCGGACTTCGGCCTGTCGAGCGAAGTGAACAAGCAGCTGCGAGGCTCGGAGACGCCGCAGAACTGGATGGGTGGTGGCTCCGACGACATCGGCGACATTGCCTGGAACGTGCCCACGGTCACGCTGCGCTTCCCGTCCAACATTCCGTCGCTGCCGGGGCACAACTGGGCGAATGCCATCTCCATGGCCACGCCCATTGCGCACAAGGGGGCGCTGGCTGGTGCCAAGGTGCAGGCGCTCACGCTGCTCGACATCCTGCTCACGCCCACGGTGGTGACGGACGCGTGGGACTACTTCAAGAACGTGCAGACCAAGACGGTGAAGTACCAACCGTTCATTCGCCCGTCGGACCAGCCGCCCATCTGGCTCAACGCCGACATCATGGCGAAGTACAAGCCGCAGCTGCAGAAGTTCTACTACGATCCCTCCAAGTACAAGACGTATCTCGAGCAGTTGGGGATCGAGTATCCCACGGTGCGCCCTATCGAAGCGAAGCCCAAGGGCAACAACTGA